Part of the Anoplopoma fimbria isolate UVic2021 breed Golden Eagle Sablefish chromosome 4, Afim_UVic_2022, whole genome shotgun sequence genome, aaatatttttctacaATACACATGAGTCCAGCTGATTTGTCTTTGGGATGCGGGTTGTATATTGGTGTCCCGGTGTCGTACGGCCTCGGGGATATATAATGCCGTCCTTTGAAGTGCGCATATGGGCGTTTCCTCAACTCGTCAACCAATCAGCTGCTTCGGGCCTCGGGGACAAAGAACAAGAGTACCATTTGTTCTTCATTCAAATAAAGGAGAAAGTTGCAGCACACGGGGCCAAATAGATCTTTACTTTGAGGGACAACCGTGGAGGTGGAAATGGCGCATGCATTTTTTTGGCTCCTGCCTCTTTTATACAAAACGTGTCTGGGACATGCTTGGTAAGAGACTATTTACTGTTTGCCTGCATCttctctatttgtgtgtgtgtcaacttAAGATTGGTTTCATTCTTAATACTCTTATTTTCCTCTCAGGGCGGCAAGTAACTTTCTTATGACGGGACCCAAGGTAAACCACTGACCctggacacttttaaaaaaggcctaaaaacctacctttttaaaaaagcctttcattagttgtttcctttggagaGACGTTCTATCtctaaattttaacttttacttttcttttttttttcttatgtagcactttgagattgtttgctcaatataaagtgcattacaaataaaattcattattattattattattaaatagatTAGATTACTCTGACAACGTTTAGGATAACCTTTCAAAAATGTGAATCGTGCCAAACTAAGATGGCATTGCCTCCCCTGCAGGCCTATCTCACCTATGCAACCAGCGTGCAGCGCGGCGCACAGAGTGGGACTGAGGAGTGCAAACACCAGTTTGCGTGGGATAGATGGGACTGTCCCGACTCAGCCACTCAGGCCAAAGGACTAAAACGAGGTAGGTTAAGATCATAAATACAATTCCTTCATTGAGTTATGCATGCAGGTCCTAGAATGCAGAAGAAAAATGGTCATGCGTAATGTGTATGGGTCATTCCTACTATTCGGTGCCATTTCAGTCTGGTAACTTTCTatcaaaaactttaaaatgttccatGATTTTATCTTATCATCTGAAGGAGGGCATGTtaaattataagaaaaatatattggtCCAGCTCaggatattatattttaataattttgacCAAATTCTTCACACCTAACATAGGCCAAATGTCCACCCTGTTACGGGACATTCtcatttctattaaaaaatgatttgaaaaaatgtataggTACAATAACACATGACATCATACAGTACATGGGGAATAGTATTCAAATAATGGGTCCAAATGAATAGGggcttattatttattaatgttacaCATGTTGCCTTTACAGGGggacatttgatttgtttgggGACAGTTGCTATATGTTTTTAGACCTTTTTCTCTCATCAACAGCCACCAGAGAGACGTCTTTCGTCCACGCCATCAGTGCAGCGGGGGTGATGTACACTCTGACCAGGAACTGCAGTCTGGGAGACCTCGACAACTGCGGCTGTGATGTCTCCAAGAACGGGAAGATTGGTGAGCTTCTATGCAAAAATACATCACTCAGCTTTGACgcttgtattattattattattattattattattatattcctttattgatccccatgggggaaattcgggtgttgcagcagctcaactacacagaaacagataataaatatatacaataaaataaaaatagaataaaataaaaaataagaatacaaataaaaaaaaaaaatgtacagtatatccacatggggggggggggctggtgtATCTACATGCATGTGGCATTAGGTGCATATGGCAACTGATATTATTTCCTAACTTTATTAGGCTGAATTTGGTGACCTAATTTAAGTTGTATGTGgtgtaatctgcctctgcactatacttttgctctggtttatgctttgagatgcttgtttaagaaaggagatgcacttatgacttctggtgactagtagttctcttgaatacctatgttgaatacacttcctgtaagtcgctttggataaaagcgtctgctaaatgactgtaatgtaatgtaatgtaatgtaatgtgtacagGCGGTCGTGGCTGGTTGTGGGGCGGCTGCAGTGACAACGTGGATTTCGGAGAGAGGATTTCCAAACAGTACGTGGACGCGCAGGAGACCGGACAGGACTCCAGGGCGGCTGTCAACCTGCACAACAACGCTGCTGGGCGGCTGGTAAGCTCTGTTTTTTATCTCACATTTCACCGTCTCCAGTTTGTTATCAGTAGTTAACTTTCCCAAGTTTTCCAACAGGCTGTGAAGGCAACAATGAGGCGCATCTGCAGGTGTCACGGCATGTCTGAGAGCTGCAGTGTCCAAACCTGCTGGACGCAGCTTTCAGATTTCAGAGAGATCGGCAACTACTTGAAGATCAAGCACAGCCAAGCCCAAAAGCTGGACGTGGAGAAGAGGCGCATGCGTGCCGGAAACAGCGCGGACAACCGGGGCGCCATCGTGGACGCGCTCGGCGGGGTCGCGCACACGGAGCTCATCTACCTGGAGGACTCCCCGGACTACTGCCGGAGGAACACCAGCATGGGGCTGTACGGCACCGAGGGCCGCGAGTGTGTGCAGCACGGAGAAGGTCTGACCCAGTGGGAGAGGCGCAGCTGCCGCAGGCTGTGTCACGAGTGCGGCctgagggtggaggagagacGCACGGAGGTAGTGAGCAGCTGCAACTGCAAATTCCACTGGTGCTGCACGGTGCACTGCGAAGACTGCTCCCAGGTCATAGTGACGCACGTGTGCGCCAGGAGGGAAGGGGCTGACGGGCACGGCTACAGACGGAGACACCGTGGACCCAAGGGgaaataatgtttgtttatatatatgtatgtatgtatgtatatatatatatatatatggatcataaatggatttttatcttcatcatttattctttattcaggttGAGTGACTGCAGGTTGTCAGAGATCAGCTATTCTTCTCTGGCCTCAGCTCTATTATTACCGGTCTACAGCACAGTAGACACAGAGTATTATTCAGTCTGCTGAATAATGGCCCATTTGTTAAATGTCTGTTTGCACTTTTCACGTCTTATTGTATAAATACTTGAGTGtctatttatgaatatttttgttttggtttaattaaaataaaagttataaataaagCTTTCTGAAGAGCacgtttcatttattttaccttgtGAATCCCTGGGCCGGTGGGCTGTATGACAGGGCACACAAGTGTCTATTAGAATGAGAATGGAGCGAATACACTAAACGGAGGATTACATGGATAACATGGTGCAGTTCGCACCTAACCGAGGTGTTGATCCAGAGCTGATCCACCAGCACTTTGATGTCAACGTGTATTGATTCCACTCAAAGAGCTGCGAGGCTTTGAAAGACAAATTAAGGAAGCATTTCCACCGCTGGAAGTTACTATTTGGCCTGATAATCCGGGACACCACAGCCTTTACTGGTCTTTGTCACATACCACAGGCAATGCAAATGA contains:
- the LOC129090529 gene encoding protein Wnt-8a-like gives rise to the protein MAHAFFWLLPLLYKTCLGHAWAASNFLMTGPKAYLTYATSVQRGAQSGTEECKHQFAWDRWDCPDSATQAKGLKRATRETSFVHAISAAGVMYTLTRNCSLGDLDNCGCDVSKNGKIGGRGWLWGGCSDNVDFGERISKQYVDAQETGQDSRAAVNLHNNAAGRLAVKATMRRICRCHGMSESCSVQTCWTQLSDFREIGNYLKIKHSQAQKLDVEKRRMRAGNSADNRGAIVDALGGVAHTELIYLEDSPDYCRRNTSMGLYGTEGRECVQHGEGLTQWERRSCRRLCHECGLRVEERRTEVVSSCNCKFHWCCTVHCEDCSQVIVTHVCARREGADGHGYRRRHRGPKGK